ACGAACACGGCCTCCAGCGGCTTGTAGACGACCTCGGTGCCATCGACGATTCGCTCGCGCAGCTCGCCGATCAGCCCGCCGAAACCGGCCAGGCGCTGGCGCAGGCCATCGGCGAGGCTGGCCGGGTCCATCCAGGGGTTGCCCGGTTCGTGGGAGGTGGTGAAGAGGTACATCAGGTCATCGGCCAGCGGCACCAGCCCGGCGTTGCCCGATGGGCCCTGATAGTTGGCCAGGTGATCGATACCGGCGGCACGCGGGAAGTTGTGGCGCCATACCGACTGACCAGTGAACTGCGGCTGGTAGCGGTCGCCGAAGATCAGGCCGCGAACCCTGGAGAACAGCCCGTCGGCACCCACTACCAGGGCGTAGCGGCCCTGGCTGCCGTCGCTGAACAGCACGTCGACGCCACTGGCGTCCTGCTCGAGGCTTTCCACCGAGGTGCCCAGGCGCACCTTGGTGCCCAACCCGATGGCGGTCTCGCTCAACACCTTGTGCAGGGCGCGTCGGGATATACCGACGTTTGCCGGATACTGCGGACCGGCCAGGCGCTGGCCGGGAATGCGCGCCAGTTGTTCACCCTGCGTGGTGTAGATGGCCACGTCCTCGAAGGCGTAGGCCGCGTCCAGGTAGGCGTCGAGCAGGCCCAGGCGATGCATCTCGCGCACCACGTTGCTCTGCTGGATGATGCCGACGCCGTAGACCGTCCACTGGGTCTTCAGCTCGACCAGATCGACCGCTATACCCTTGCGGCGCAAGGCGATGGCGGCGCACAGCCCGCCAATCCCGCCACCCACGATCAGCACATTGCTCACAGAATTCATGGCATTTCTCACGTGTTGTTCTTGTTGTCCGCCGCGCCGGGCGCGGTGGCCGTTTCCTGTGCCCTGGGCACAGCTTCCCGGCGGGGCCGGGCTTTGACTAATCGAGTCCGCGGATGCGACCTATCGCGTGGCGCGATACCTCACGCCTCCAGTTGCTGCAGCGGCAATAGCAGCCACCCGTCGACCTCCCGGTGTTGCAGTGCCGCCAGCCTTTCCCCGCGGCAGGGGCCATGCACGCAGGCTCCGTCAGCGGGGCGAAAGCGCGCGCCGTGGGCGTAACAGACGACCCACTGGCCATCGGCGCTGAGGAAGCGGTCCTTGCGGTACTCCAGCGGTACCGAAAGATGCGGACAGCGGTTGCGGTACACGCGCACCTGCCCCTGGTGGCGAAGGGCGAACAGACTGTCCGCCCCTCGGCCCTGCGGGTCGAAGCCGCGCGACCGGCCCTCGCCCAGCTCGTCGAGCCGGCATAGCGCCACGCATTCCACGTTTCAGCCCTGCTTGGGCGGCGGGCCGCTGGGCGCCCATTTCTCCCGCGAGGTGAAGAGGAACAACTGCGAGTTGTCCGCCGACATCGGCGCCTGGCGCGCAGCCCAGGCGTCATCGTGCTTGTCCATGTCCGCGTCGTACTCGATGTGACAGCCCAGCGGGCTGTTGAAGTACCAGAACCAATTGGAGCCAAGCAGGTGGCGGCCGGGGCCCCAGAAGCTGGTCCAGCCCTTCTGCTGGAAGCGCGTGCCGGCCAGCAATACCTCGGTACCGCTGCCCAGGTGGAAAGTGAAGTGCTCGCAGCCCTGCATATGCGGCGGAGTCTGGATCATGAACAGGCAGTGGTGGTCGTCCATGCCGGCGGTGCGCATGAAGGGGCCGACACCGACGAAGCTGTCGGTGGTGACGAAGCCCAGGCGGTCGCGGTAGAAGGCTTCACCCTTGGCGGCATCGGGTACGAAGTACACGACGTGGGACAGAGTGCGCGGCAGCGCCGGCATATCCGGGGTGATGCCCAACTGGTTGAGCGGGCGCTGCGGCTCGCTGCCGGGGGCGTTGGTCAGATCGGCCGGCGCCTCGAAGGCTCGCCGCCAGGACACCTGGAAAGCGATGGCGAAACCCAGGTCGTCCACAGTGTGCAGCGCGCCGTTATCGTCGCGGCGCACCTCGCGGTCGCGCCCCAGTTCGTCGGCGATGGCTTCCAGGTCCGCGGCCGATGCCACGCCGTAGATGGTTTCGCGCAGCGACGGGGTCGGCCCCAGGGCAGGCGGCAGGCTCGGATCATCGCCACGGCGGATGATGATGGCGGTGCCGTCCAGTGCCTCGAATCGGCCACCGTCGGCATCCAGTTGGGCGGCCGTGAGGCCGTAGTCACGCAGGCAATCGGCACAGGCCTGAATATCGTCGACGCCGAACACCAGTGCGTCGAGTCCGAGAATTTTCATGGCTACCACTCCATTGAAATTATGTTCGGCGCCAGGCGGGGGGCGCCGGTGGTGGGTCGCCGCGGCTCAGCGGCCGCTCGACTGGAGCGCAGGTTGATGGCTCGCCCGGCTGGCTGACCAATCGCATGTGGGGATGCGAGGCATCGGCAATCGCGATACCTGGCTCGGCAGGCATGGCGCGGGGCGTTTACCGCCCACTCAGGGCGAAACGGTATTGACGGAACGGGAACGCGGCCCGAAGGTATCGCGAAAATAACTACAAGAATCGTGAGCTATCGCCATGCGTTTTCACCACCTGGACCTGAACCTCCTGGTGGCGCTGGATGTGCTGCTCGAAGAGCAGAACATCACCCGTGCCGCCGAACGCCTGCACATGACCCAGTCAGCCACCAGCGGCGTTCTGGGGCGCCTGCGCACCTTCTTCGAGGACGAGCTGCTGGTGCAGGTCGGGCGCAAGATGCAGCCCACACCCTATGCCCTGGAGCTGGCCACGCCGGTGCGCGAGGTGCTGCTGACCATCCGTTCGTCGATCACCGCCAAGCCGGTGTTCGACCCCACCAGCAGCAAGCGCCACTTCCGCCTGGTGACCTCGGACTACCTGATCAGCGTGCTGTTCGCCCAGGTCATCCAGAAGATCCATCAGGAAGCACCGCACATCACCTTCGAGATGCTCAGTCCCGGCGACAACAGCGCCGAACTGTTGATGCGCGGCGAGGTGGACATGATGATCGTGCCCGAGCGCTACCTCATCGATGGCCATCCGGCACAATTGTTGTTCGAGGAGGACCACGTCTGCGTGGTCTGGCGCGACAGCCCCGCCGTCGGCGAATCCCTCACCCTGGAACAGTACATGCAGATGGGCCACATCTCGGTGGGATTCGGACGCAACCGGCACCTGAGCATCGAAGACTGGTTCATGAGCCAGTACGGCTTCAATCGCCGCCTGGAAGTGATCACCAATGACTTCAACACGCTGCCGCAACTGCTGGTCGGCACCCAGCGCGTGGCCACCATGCACCGCCGCCTTGCGGAGTTGTACGCGCGCTACCTGCCGCTGCGCATCCTGCCGCCGCCGGTGAAGATCCCAGTGATGCGCGAATTCATGCTCTGGCACCGCAGCATGGACGGCGACCCCATGCACCGCTGGCTGCGCGAGCGCATCCGCGACTTCATCCAGAGCGTCGACCAGCAAGCGGACGCCCTTCACGCCGGCAACTGACCCGTTGCCATCGCCCCGGCCAACTCAATCGCGCCGGGGCATCGCGTTTCACGATACCTCGCATCCCCACTCGCGATTGGCCCCGCCCCACTCTGCCTGCGTACCTTGCCTGCGAACCGCGCCCTGCGTGCCTGCCGCTGTTTCCGGGCGCCGGCCTCAACGACCGCAGAAGGACAAGAAGAATGTTCCGTTACTTCCCCACCAATTACGTCTGGAATCTCTCGGTGGACCTGGCCATCGAGATGGGCGCCCGCCTGGGCGAGATCGAGGAAATGTGCGCTCCGCTGCAGGAGGCCGCCAGGCAGCCCGATGCCGCCGGCACCCAGGCATTCCGCGAGACCTGGGCGAAGATGGCCGACAAGCTCTGCGGCCTCGCCGAGGAAGACGAAGCCGCCGGCCGCCGCCTTTCCGCTGGCGAGAAGTACAACCGCGCCGCCACCTACTACCTCACCTGCGAACGCCTGCAGGCCCACGGCGCGCCGGGCCGCGAGGCGCTGTACCGGCGCTTCCTCGAAACCTTCGCCCGTGGCATCGACCTGGCGAAGGAAAACTGCGAGCGGGTGGAAATCCCCTACGAGGGCAAGCACCTCTCCGGCCTGCTGGTGCGCGCCGAGGGCGTCGACGGCCCGGCGCCGCTGCTGGTGCAGGTCAACGGCCTGGACTCGACCAAGGAGATGAAATACCGCGTCGGCCTGCCGGCCTGGCTGGCCAGGCGCGGCGTGTCCTCGCTGATCATTGACCAGCCCGGCACCGGCGAAGCGCTGCGCCTGCACGGCCTGACCGCGCGCTACGACAGCGAACACTGGGCCAGCCGCGTGGTGGACTGGCTGGAGACTCGCCCGGAAGTCGATCCCAGACGCATCGGCCTGGAGGGCGTTTCCCTGGGCGGTTACTACTGCCCTCGCGCCGTAGCCTTCGAGCCGCGCTTCGCCTGCGGCGTAGTCTGGGGCGCCAATCACGACTGGCGCGACGTGCAGAAGCGCCGCCTGGAGAAGGAAGGCAACTTCCCGGTGCCGCACTACTGGGCGCACGTGCAGTGGGTCTGGGGGGCCAAGGACATGGACGAGTTCATGAGAATCGCCGAGAACGTACACCTCGACGGCGTACTCGACCGCATCCGTGTGCCCTTCCTGGTCACCCACGGCGAGAAGGACTCGCAGATCCCGCTGAAATGGGCGCACCGTACCTACGAGCAACTGGTGAACAGCCCACGGCGCGAGCTGAAAATCTTCACCGAGCGCGAGGGCGGCGTGCAGCACTCGAGCTTCGACAACAGTATCAACGCCGGCCACTACATCGCCGACTGGGTCGCCGAAACCCTGGGCGGCCACACCGCCTGACAGCCCTTGCGCCGGAGTTCCCGGCGCTGCTCCTGCGGGGTGTCGGCCCCGCCTTCCACGGCGCCCAGGGGCGCCGTTTTTCCTGCGCCCCGCCCAGGGCTTGCAGATTCGCTGCCATGCGCACCGGGGCTACCGCTCCGAGAAGCTATCTCGGGCCGGCGCTTTCGGTACGGCGCCGGCCTCGCCTTCACAGATTCATGTCAGTTCAGGCGGGCGTACGAGTGCCGTGGAAGGAAGCGATACGCCATCCCTCCTCGCTCCTCACCCAGAGCTGGGTGGCAAAACCTTCGGCACGGATCGGCTCGCCACCACCGCGCTTCTGCAACAGGTTGCACTGCGGGCCGCTCATCAGCGCCAGGCCATCGCCGAACAGCCGCAGCGTCAGCTCGCCGCGCTCCACCGCCAGGTAGCGCACGGCGTGGCGTGCATAGTCCAGGTACTGCGCCTTGTCCTGCACCAGTCCGGTGGTGTGTACATACAACAGCTCATCGGCAAACAGCTCATCCAGCCGCGCATGGTCTTCTTGAATCAATGCGCGCTGACGTTCGGCTTCCAGATTCAGCAACAGATCACGAATGGTCTTCATGGGTTTTCCCCTGGTGGTTGATGGACGAGCGCATCCTCGCCTTCGCCACTCCCGGGGAAAAATCGC
The Pseudomonas triclosanedens DNA segment above includes these coding regions:
- a CDS encoding VOC family protein, with the translated sequence MKILGLDALVFGVDDIQACADCLRDYGLTAAQLDADGGRFEALDGTAIIIRRGDDPSLPPALGPTPSLRETIYGVASAADLEAIADELGRDREVRRDDNGALHTVDDLGFAIAFQVSWRRAFEAPADLTNAPGSEPQRPLNQLGITPDMPALPRTLSHVVYFVPDAAKGEAFYRDRLGFVTTDSFVGVGPFMRTAGMDDHHCLFMIQTPPHMQGCEHFTFHLGSGTEVLLAGTRFQQKGWTSFWGPGRHLLGSNWFWYFNSPLGCHIEYDADMDKHDDAWAARQAPMSADNSQLFLFTSREKWAPSGPPPKQG
- a CDS encoding Rieske (2Fe-2S) protein, whose product is MECVALCRLDELGEGRSRGFDPQGRGADSLFALRHQGQVRVYRNRCPHLSVPLEYRKDRFLSADGQWVVCYAHGARFRPADGACVHGPCRGERLAALQHREVDGWLLLPLQQLEA
- a CDS encoding nuclear transport factor 2 family protein, with product MKTIRDLLLNLEAERQRALIQEDHARLDELFADELLYVHTTGLVQDKAQYLDYARHAVRYLAVERGELTLRLFGDGLALMSGPQCNLLQKRGGGEPIRAEGFATQLWVRSEEGWRIASFHGTRTPA
- a CDS encoding alpha/beta hydrolase family protein, which gives rise to MFRYFPTNYVWNLSVDLAIEMGARLGEIEEMCAPLQEAARQPDAAGTQAFRETWAKMADKLCGLAEEDEAAGRRLSAGEKYNRAATYYLTCERLQAHGAPGREALYRRFLETFARGIDLAKENCERVEIPYEGKHLSGLLVRAEGVDGPAPLLVQVNGLDSTKEMKYRVGLPAWLARRGVSSLIIDQPGTGEALRLHGLTARYDSEHWASRVVDWLETRPEVDPRRIGLEGVSLGGYYCPRAVAFEPRFACGVVWGANHDWRDVQKRRLEKEGNFPVPHYWAHVQWVWGAKDMDEFMRIAENVHLDGVLDRIRVPFLVTHGEKDSQIPLKWAHRTYEQLVNSPRRELKIFTEREGGVQHSSFDNSINAGHYIADWVAETLGGHTA
- a CDS encoding FAD-dependent oxidoreductase, with product MNSVSNVLIVGGGIGGLCAAIALRRKGIAVDLVELKTQWTVYGVGIIQQSNVVREMHRLGLLDAYLDAAYAFEDVAIYTTQGEQLARIPGQRLAGPQYPANVGISRRALHKVLSETAIGLGTKVRLGTSVESLEQDASGVDVLFSDGSQGRYALVVGADGLFSRVRGLIFGDRYQPQFTGQSVWRHNFPRAAGIDHLANYQGPSGNAGLVPLADDLMYLFTTSHEPGNPWMDPASLADGLRQRLAGFGGLIGELRERIVDGTEVVYKPLEAVFVDEPWYRGRVLLIGDAAHATTPHLGQGAGMAIEDAVVLAEELTAGGDLQDQLQRFMGRRFERCKFISEMSLLAGEKEIQRDPSFDRIGLVRQMLEVTARPI
- a CDS encoding LysR family transcriptional regulator, with the protein product MRFHHLDLNLLVALDVLLEEQNITRAAERLHMTQSATSGVLGRLRTFFEDELLVQVGRKMQPTPYALELATPVREVLLTIRSSITAKPVFDPTSSKRHFRLVTSDYLISVLFAQVIQKIHQEAPHITFEMLSPGDNSAELLMRGEVDMMIVPERYLIDGHPAQLLFEEDHVCVVWRDSPAVGESLTLEQYMQMGHISVGFGRNRHLSIEDWFMSQYGFNRRLEVITNDFNTLPQLLVGTQRVATMHRRLAELYARYLPLRILPPPVKIPVMREFMLWHRSMDGDPMHRWLRERIRDFIQSVDQQADALHAGN